Part of the Candidatus Chlorohelix allophototropha genome, CCAAAATTTGGTCGAATCAAACTGCTAAGCCACGAGGTAAATACTGGAAGCAAGCTACTGCAAAATAGAAAAACAGCCATCTTTGCCCGATTTTGCCATACCCATATCAAGCCGATCAAATAAAGCGGCAAAAATACTGCCCCTACCAACATTAAATAGCCATTTGGAATAAATTCGCTAGAAAATGCTACTAGAGTAGCTATTAGTTGGCTTGGTCCGGTATTAGTAAAAAATGTTAAACCGTAGGTAGTTTGCAAAAGAAAATTTGATAGCCACGGAATAAAACAAGCCCCTACCAGCATCAAGCTGACTAACAAACGTAAAATATTGCCCCACTGTCTGAAAAAGACAAATAATAAAAATACCGCTTCTGCCAGAATTACGTGAAAACCAAGGTAGTGGGTATAGGGTAGAATAGCGGCTAATGGAATATAAATTGCCCATCTCCAGAGTTGTGTTGGTCTCTCGCTCACAAACAGCGTTGCACCTAAACTGATTATCACTAGCAAGGCAAACCATGAGTAGGGTCTAATGCTTTGAGACCAGAAAAGTTGTAAAGGAGAGACGCTCAAGAAAAGCATAGCGGTAAAAGCTATTTTTCGATCGAGGTATCTTCGCGCTATATAATAAGTTACCGCAATGGTTATCACGGCAGCTATAACCGAAAGTAACCTTACATTAGCTTCTCCCAAACCTACCAATTTTACCCACAAATGCATTACTGGGAATTGCAGAGGAGGGTGTACATCATACTTTGAAAAAATAGTAAAAGTTTCCCAGAAAGGCGTGCGGTGAGCAATATCTAGGTCTAAAGTTTCATCATACCAAAGAGAATTTCTAGTAAGGTTAAACAAGCGTAAGCCCAACGCCAACGCCAGAATTAAAACCAGCGCTACCTTCTCTGTAGTAGGATTCCACGTCATAAGCTTTAGCGGTTTAGGCGCTTCGTAGGTGTAAATTTTCTCTTCTTTGGCAGCTTTGCTAGATATACTCATTTCTGCTCTTCCAAGAAATTAAATAGCTTTTGTTTAGCACATAAATTTCAAAGTGATAAGAATTAATTTGTAAATCGTTTGGGTTAGACAATTAATAACTTTGAGCTTAGTTTAAGGTATTATATATTATGTTTTGAATTAGTAGTTTTTATAACTTGTAATCATGTGAGGCTGAAGTGAAGTAAATAAGTGTTACAGGATAGTAATGGGCGGGCGATGCTTTTGGCGCGGGGTTGCTGGCGCGAATTGTTGCTGCCGGATTGGACAATTTCGATTATAATAACTTCGCGCAGGTGTCGGAAGCCTGTCGTTTTGCAAATGCAACGGGCGCGCTGCCTACTACTCGACCCGGCGCAATTCCGGCGATGCCATCTATCTAATAGAAAGGTGCGACGCTTTCTCAATAATTTTATGGAGAAGTAACTATGTATTGCCATAAATGCCAGTTTGGTTGCGATGAGTCCGATGCCTTTTGCCGCAAATGCGGGGCGGTGTTGGCGCAAGAAGGTCAGTTTAGCGAAACGACTGTTACCGCTCTGGAGGTGGTAGAATCGCGCTTGCCAGTCAAAGCCGCCGCCCGCAAATTGCCCACGTATCTAGCGAAGGCGGGAGAGTTGCTTGCCAGCGAAACCGGGCAGAAGTTGGCAAAGGGCGCGATGGTGGTTGCGCTCAGTGTTGCCGCCGAGATTATTGATCAGGCGGTGAAGCAGGACAAGAAGCGCAAGTTGGCGCGTATGTCTCCCGGTGATGTGGTGCGTTCGCTTAGTCCGCTCGATAACGGCTTTACTCCTCCCACTTTATCAAACGGTGTGAGTGAAACTTATGATTATTTTTATGAACGTTGGATAATTCGCCGCACTATCCGCCGTGATTAAAGCTAAAGGCAGGTAGAAATGATTATTGGCGAAAAGATCAATTTGCGCCCCTATAACCGCGAAGATGTACGACAATTTGCAGCTTTGACAAATGACCTTTCTTATAGTAGTGAA contains:
- a CDS encoding glycosyltransferase family 39 protein translates to MSISSKAAKEEKIYTYEAPKPLKLMTWNPTTEKVALVLILALALGLRLFNLTRNSLWYDETLDLDIAHRTPFWETFTIFSKYDVHPPLQFPVMHLWVKLVGLGEANVRLLSVIAAVITIAVTYYIARRYLDRKIAFTAMLFLSVSPLQLFWSQSIRPYSWFALLVIISLGATLFVSERPTQLWRWAIYIPLAAILPYTHYLGFHVILAEAVFLLFVFFRQWGNILRLLVSLMLVGACFIPWLSNFLLQTTYGLTFFTNTGPSQLIATLVAFSSEFIPNGYLMLVGAVFLPLYLIGLIWVWQNRAKMAVFLFCSSLLPVFTSWLSSLIRPNFGIRYFMFCVPTFLMTVAVGIWVLARYWKYAPYLALLAVLGLNLISEVNYTQHYSYQDWRGMVNHIVANQQDNDLIFLSNPWNYTQPSFDYYYLHQLAAPGNLDRLAVTDQAKVKEQVASIFKNRQRIWMVSLYDGYGNWVINNIFPNLPPGYKSTFKMQYGNPEQSILELILLEKQPEG